Proteins encoded together in one Coregonus clupeaformis isolate EN_2021a chromosome 30, ASM2061545v1, whole genome shotgun sequence window:
- the slc35a2 gene encoding UDP-galactose translocator produces the protein MAVGNNNGQGTGVGEQKTASPRQSEVNRKLKYISLAILVVQNASLILSIRYVRTLPGDRFFTTSAVVMAEVLKVLTCLFIILVQRKGNLKEFIVLQYDSIVIQYKDTLKLAVPALIYTLQNNLQYVAISNLPAATFQVTYQLKILTTALFSVLMLRKSLSRIQWLSLLLLFAGVAIVQLEQEGKQKETTVTGQSQNYAKGLVAVIVSCLSSGFAGVYFEKILKGSSASVWMRNIQLGIFGTVLGLLGMWWNDGLAIAEKGFLFGYTPMVWGVIFNQAFGGLLVAVVVKYADNILKGFATSFSIIVSTVVSVYLFGFHVDLLFTLGAGLVIGAVYMYSLPKAAAPPPSTVTLSSSSHSLADGAGDSEMDAFLPKASEKEKGC, from the exons TGAACAGAAAGCTGAAATACATCAGTTTGGCCATCCTTGTTGTCCAGAACGCCTCTCTTATCCTCAGCATCCGCTATGTCCGCACGCTGCCTGGTGATCGTTTCTTCACCACCTCTGCAGTGGTTATGGCAGAGGTGCTCAAAGTACTTACCTGCCTTTTTATAATTTTGGTCCAGAGAAAAG gaaACCTAAAGGAGTTTATTGTATTGCAGTACGACTCCATTGTCATCCAGTACAAGGACACGCTTAAACTGGCTGTCCCAGCACTCATCTATACCTTGCAGAACAACCTCCAGTATGTGGCTATCTCCAATTTACCAGCAGCTACTTTCCAG GTGACCTACCAGCTGAAAATTCTGACCACAGCCCTTTTCTCTGTGCTGATGCTGCGGAAGAGCCTTTCACGGATTCAGTGGCTGTCCCTGCTCCTGCTGTTCGCTGGGGTTGCTATCGTACAACTGGAGCAGGAAGGAAAACAGAAGGAGACTACAGTCACTGGACAGAGCCAGAACTATGCCAAAGGACTGGTGGCAGTGATAGTGTCCTGCCTCTCCTCTGGCTTTGCTGGAGTGTACTTTGAGAAAATCCTTAAGGGCAGCTCAGCCTCTGTGTGGATGAGGAACATCCAGCTGGGCATATTTGGAACTGTACTAGGCCTGTTGGGGATGTGGTGGAACGATGGCCTTGCCATTGCAGAGAAGGGCTTCCTGTTTGGGTACACACCCATGGTGTGGGGTGTCATCTTCAACCAGGCTTTTGGGGGCTTACTGGTGGCGGTGGTAGTGAAGTATGCAGACAACATCCTGAAGGGGTTCGCCACTTCCTTTTCCATCATTGTCTCCACTGTAGTCTCTGTCTACCTCTTTGGGTTCCACGTGGACCTCCTCTTCACGCTGGGTGCTGGTCTGGTCATTGGAGCCGTCTATATGTATAGTCTGCCCAAAGCAGCTGCTCCCCCCCCCTCTACTGTTACCCTCTCTTCTTCCAGCCACAGTCTGGCCGACGGCGCTGGAGACTCGGAGATGGACGCTTTCCTCCCAAA GGCCTCTGAAAAGGAAAAAGGATGCTAA